The genomic interval ttaaaatagtatttatatttattgacaaaaattagtaataattttttctatatttaCCTGCATCCATTTTATATCTGCATGACACTGCAAAAGAATCGCTAAAAGAACCATATGCTTCTCGAAATAATCGACTTTCATTAATAGCCTCAGCAGCTAATTCTCTATTTTTTTGGAGTCTTGATATTACATTTCTGAGGGCTACTAATAGATCTTCATTTGTGGCAAGATTATAACGATATTGATATGCCGGATTGAGATAATAACCTAAAATAATTAagcatatatataattattaatagtaatattaaaaattcttaattCTTTATCATAAAAAATACGCACCTGCTAAATGAATATGTTTTCCCATTTGGTTGTCCCACCTTGTAGTGATTATATCAATATAATATTGATACTTGGTTGGAGATTGTAGACGTCTCTTAATTTCCTCTTTTGCTTCGTGAATTAGACGGTAGACGTTGCCCATTTGTGGCTTCTTGTCCATATCAACTTTTCGTAGAACGACGTACAAGGGTTCCACTGCTATAAGAATATCTGAAATATAGTCCCAAAATCTAGcagatataataattttttgtaCCTCCCTTCCTTCAGTAGAACTAGAGTATCGAGAGGTTTCCCAATCTTCAGAAGTGAACATGGCTTTCAATCCGACTTTTTTCTGaaataatgattttaataggagaaaGTGAGTTGCAAACCTAGTTGCTCCTGGTCGTAGAATCTCCCCATTAATAAATTTCCTCATTAATCCGTGAACCCAATGATGATTATAAAGGAATTTTGTTAACGATTGACCTTTTTTCACTACCTTCTTTACTATATCAAGTTTACCAATATCTGCCATCATCAAATCAACACAGTGTGCGGCGCATGGTGTCCAAAATAGCGTTTGATATTTTTGCTCCAGTAATTCTCCAGCCCTCTTGAAGTTGGCACCATTGTCTGTAATTACCTGCACTATATGTTCTGCACCTATCTCTTGAACTACGTTATCCATCAAATGATATATATAAGATGCATCATGATAATCTGCAGTTGCATCAACAGATTTATGAAAAATCACCTTTCTATTGCAGTATAGCAGAAAATTAATAATGCTCATCCGTGTAGGTCCTGTCCAACCATCACACATTAATGTAACCCCATATAAGCTCCATTGCTTCTTGCATGATAGGATCCAAGTTTTGATTTCCTCCACTTGTTCATCTAAATACGGACCAGCAATTTCATATGCAGTCGGAGGTTGAATACCAGGTCCAGATTTTTGAATGTTGGATATCATGCTGCGGTAGTATGTGTTATTTGCTGCATTGGGAGGAATTCgattaaaatgaaaaaatttaGCAATACTTTGACCTATTGATTTCTTCTTCTCCCTTGTATAAGCATCATCAATCCTAGTCTGTTTGCTAGCTTGGTCCGGGAATGCTAGTGGATCAATATCAGCAATATCAACTGCACGCCTTCGTCCCATAGAAGGAAAGAAACGACCGATACCACCTTGTGTTGAAGTAACACGAACACTTTCACTCCTCCCCAATGTTGCTGCAGTAGTTGAGCCACTTCCACTAGCACCAGCTGAGCCACTTCCACTAGCACCAATACTACTATGTTGCATATGTCGCTCATATTCATATTGAGTTCGAGAGGCACTAAGAGCTGCTAAAAATTCTTCATCATTTGGATCTTCACCATGACCTTCAAATTCATCATAGACTGGTGCTTGAGAGCTTCGCCTATCAAGCATTTcacgttgttgttgttgtttatgctttaattCTTTTTTGCCATCAAGTTCATCTTTCATTGCACGACGAATTTCTTGAGGCACTTTTGGGCATCTAGAGACATCTGGATATCCACCAGCAAGATGTTGTTTTAGGCGTGTGATCCCACCACCGCGTCCAATCATATCGCAATGCAGACATTGCCA from Zingiber officinale cultivar Zhangliang chromosome 6B, Zo_v1.1, whole genome shotgun sequence carries:
- the LOC121992379 gene encoding uncharacterized protein LOC121992379, encoding MAPKQQSYDPAWRHARRLENRFHWQCLHCDMIGRGGGITRLKQHLAGGYPDVSRCPKVPQEIRRAMKDELDGKKELKHKQQQQREMLDRRSSQAPVYDEFEGHGEDPNDEEFLAALSASRTQYEYERHMQHSSIGASGSGSAGASGSGSTTAATLGRSESVRVTSTQGGIGRFFPSMGRRRAVDIADIDPLAFPDQASKQTRIDDAYTREKKKSIGQSIAKFFHFNRIPPNAANNTYYRSMISNIQKSGPGIQPPTAYEIAGPYLDEQVEEIKTWILSCKKQWSLYGVTLMCDGWTGPTRMSIINFLLYCNRKVIFHKSVDATADYHDASYIYHLMDNVVQEIGAEHIVQVITDNGANFKRAGELLEQKYQTLFWTPCAAHCVDLMMADIGKLDIVKKVVKKGQSLTKFLYNHHWVHGLMRKFINGEILRPGATRFATHFLLLKSLFQKKVGLKAMFTSEDWETSRYSSSTEGREVQKIIISARFWDYISDILIAVEPLYVVLRKVDMDKKPQMGNVYRLIHEAKEEIKRRLQSPTKYQYYIDIITTRWDNQMGKHIHLAGYYLNPAYQYRYNLATNEDLLVALRNVISRLQKNRELAAEAINESRLFREAYGSFSDSFAVSCRYKMDAAEWWLQYGGSAPNLKKIAVQILSQTTSSSGCERNWSTFSLIHTKVRNRLSYRRLEKMVYVHYNMRLQLRAITEEQELEKQESSDVDPFDIGFVQTEDDPMMDWWSAVEAENPLLDETGDPPRPSQFLTQEIEKIQARGDVSEEYNDEAFDQEFRFSGSRPRRSQSSQPQSQPKSADKDKGKTPAIFTQGKRKVKTPAFKESGPLRISENPLNAIDEQEHDDSDETSSPSDTIVRREVRNDDSDVNSSASTNGSDGSGDASGGCGTYVPPTSAPEPWTCEKDYTHATQDKDHRGRIIKSQYQRRSKGDKQKKAHDYHDMRESLAEIDSDRSSSYSQPSYYSSDASYGDPSYQSSGTYAYPYPVPVPVPVPIPVVPVQIQLSVVNRDMLMDMWRNQYQYCMSWDDYLIWALENYGVDLTRMLQEPMLQSDSRHSFWY